The following coding sequences lie in one Candidatus Nitrospira allomarina genomic window:
- a CDS encoding BON domain-containing protein, with translation MKLIAKERMKVGTAVMALCLGIPVLAQADSSYDYRDRSHVDTRGWSDSRYYDADHDRNRDRNNDNRGYYTDQYGDLDTMEDQDNNHRYRGEGYVTQDGYRSTASHPRNPNDLRRADQTIRRDILAELGEGTDRVHVSVENGVATLSGMVLNREAMMEAEEAAYDGGARKVRNELQVFRYDERPWGEMSDRSLAKAVREELAWSPYVDEDPIRVNARRGVVTLQGTVKDRSQMAAAVENAYEAGARRVNNQLRIAN, from the coding sequence ATGAAATTAATAGCAAAGGAACGCATGAAAGTAGGAACTGCCGTGATGGCCTTGTGCTTGGGCATACCTGTCCTGGCGCAGGCGGACTCATCCTATGATTACAGGGATCGATCGCATGTCGACACACGCGGGTGGTCGGATTCCCGTTATTATGATGCCGATCATGACCGGAATCGCGATCGAAATAATGATAACCGGGGGTATTACACAGACCAATATGGTGATCTGGATACCATGGAGGATCAGGACAATAACCACAGGTATCGGGGAGAGGGATATGTGACTCAGGACGGATACCGGTCCACCGCTTCCCATCCACGGAACCCGAATGATCTTCGGCGTGCCGACCAAACCATTCGGCGAGATATCCTTGCCGAGCTGGGCGAGGGCACCGATAGAGTTCACGTTAGTGTAGAAAATGGCGTCGCGACGCTATCCGGCATGGTCTTAAATCGTGAAGCCATGATGGAAGCGGAGGAGGCTGCTTATGATGGCGGCGCGCGAAAAGTGCGAAACGAATTGCAGGTATTTCGATATGATGAGCGACCGTGGGGAGAGATGAGTGATAGGAGTTTGGCCAAGGCTGTGAGGGAAGAATTGGCGTGGAGTCCCTATGTGGATGAGGATCCGATTCGGGTGAATGCCCGGCGAGGAGTGGTGACGCTGCAAGGAACTGTTAAGGACCGATCGCAAATGGCGGCTGCAGTCGAAAATGCCTATGAAGCCGGAGCCCGACGTGTCAATAATCAACTCAGGATTGCCAACTAA